A window of the Funiculus sociatus GB2-C1 genome harbors these coding sequences:
- a CDS encoding LmeA family phospholipid-binding protein, producing MSQPRVEAQALSQVLQMRLGSLLDAVEFIDVDVQTDLSQIIQGEANSVSVEGQGLVMQKDIRIQNMELQTDNIAINPLSAIVGQIKLDQPVNTTVRVRLTEADINQALNSDYIKSKLFPIELSIDDEIVTLELQLPLSLHLPGGEKMQFTGSMLVHKIHNTQQIGFSAVALPRTDKHPVLLEEFRCTPGMGISLGLTLALMQKVKELMNLPYFEFPEIAFCIKELDVQEGTMALIIEAHVYEIPSS from the coding sequence ATGTCACAACCACGGGTAGAGGCGCAAGCACTTTCGCAGGTACTACAAATGCGGCTTGGTAGCCTGCTGGATGCAGTAGAATTCATCGACGTAGATGTGCAAACTGACCTCAGTCAGATAATTCAGGGAGAGGCAAATTCGGTTTCTGTGGAAGGTCAGGGTTTGGTAATGCAGAAAGATATTCGCATACAGAATATGGAACTGCAAACAGATAACATTGCTATCAATCCCCTGAGTGCTATTGTTGGTCAAATTAAACTTGATCAGCCAGTAAATACTACTGTTCGTGTTCGACTAACAGAAGCAGATATCAACCAAGCATTAAACTCAGATTATATCAAAAGCAAGCTGTTTCCCATAGAGCTTTCTATAGATGACGAAATTGTAACTTTGGAACTGCAACTTCCTCTATCGCTTCACTTGCCTGGTGGCGAGAAAATGCAATTCACTGGAAGTATGCTAGTGCATAAAATACACAATACGCAGCAAATAGGCTTCAGCGCTGTTGCCTTACCTCGTACTGACAAGCATCCCGTATTGCTGGAGGAGTTTCGCTGCACCCCAGGAATGGGTATTTCGCTAGGACTAACTCTCGCCTTAATGCAGAAAGTAAAAGAACTGATGAATTTACCTTATTTTGAGTTTCCAGAAATAGCGTTTTGCATAAAAGAATTGGATGTGCAAGAAGGCACTATGGCGCTAATAATTGAAGCTCACGTATATGAAATTCCGTCTTCGTAA